From a single Bradyrhizobium sediminis genomic region:
- a CDS encoding ABC transporter ATP-binding protein has product MALSLAIKDLDAGYGAVKALRGVSLHVETGETVALLGTNGNGKSTLMKCVAGLVRPERGSVSLTIDGTTHDLARLSTEAIVDLGVALVPEGRRLFPKLTVLENLMLGAFRKAARQNIDRNLALAFETFPALKGRQGQLAGTMSGGQQQMLAIARALMSSPRLLLIDEPSVGLSPLLVSQTIAKIGELNQHLGLTVLMAEQNFNQAIRIADRGYIIVHGEIVVAADSVDELRGNDIVKRLYLGGVA; this is encoded by the coding sequence TTGGCACTTAGCCTTGCCATCAAGGACCTCGATGCGGGTTACGGCGCCGTGAAGGCGCTGCGCGGCGTCAGTCTCCATGTCGAGACCGGCGAGACCGTCGCCTTGCTCGGCACCAACGGCAACGGCAAGAGCACGCTGATGAAGTGCGTCGCAGGCCTGGTTCGGCCGGAGCGAGGAAGCGTGTCGTTGACGATTGACGGAACGACGCACGATCTGGCCAGGCTGTCGACCGAGGCCATCGTCGATCTCGGCGTGGCGCTGGTTCCCGAGGGGCGGCGGCTGTTTCCCAAGCTGACCGTGCTGGAAAACCTGATGCTCGGCGCCTTCCGCAAGGCCGCCCGGCAAAACATCGATCGCAACCTTGCGCTCGCCTTCGAGACATTTCCGGCGCTCAAGGGGCGGCAGGGCCAGCTCGCCGGCACCATGTCAGGCGGTCAGCAGCAGATGCTGGCCATAGCGCGGGCGCTGATGTCGTCGCCGCGCCTGTTGTTGATCGATGAGCCTTCGGTAGGCCTGTCGCCGCTCCTGGTCTCGCAGACCATCGCCAAGATCGGCGAGCTCAATCAGCATCTCGGCCTGACGGTGCTCATGGCGGAGCAAAACTTCAATCAGGCGATCCGGATCGCCGATCGCGGTTACATCATCGTCCATGGCGAGATCGTTGTCGCGGCCGATTCGGTGGACGAATTGCGAGGCAACGACATCGTCAAGCGGCTCTATCTCGGCGGCGTCGCATGA
- a CDS encoding ABC transporter ATP-binding protein codes for MPPETQAPLLRISALTKRFGGFTALDNVSVDIRPGERFGLIGPNGSGKTTLINCISGAFRTEPGTVVFRDEDITRLQPHMRTRRGIARSFQIPRPFKSMTVAENLMVALDFAAVTGEIVSAAQRRDAMMSILTRMGLASKANVSATKLSQVELRKMELARAMATHPKLLISDEAMAGLSSSEVDEVLDLLMSLAGQDITIIMIEHIMQAVMRFSDRVMCLDAGRIIAIGTPTEVMANQRVQEAYLGT; via the coding sequence ATGCCCCCCGAAACCCAGGCACCCCTGCTGCGGATATCCGCGCTGACCAAGCGTTTCGGCGGCTTCACCGCGCTCGATAACGTCAGCGTCGACATTCGTCCCGGAGAGCGCTTCGGCCTGATCGGCCCGAACGGCTCGGGAAAGACGACGCTGATCAACTGTATTTCCGGCGCTTTCCGTACCGAGCCCGGCACCGTGGTGTTCCGTGACGAGGACATTACGCGGTTGCAGCCGCATATGCGCACGCGCCGCGGTATTGCGCGCAGCTTCCAGATCCCGCGGCCGTTCAAAAGCATGACGGTTGCCGAAAATCTCATGGTCGCGCTCGACTTCGCGGCGGTCACCGGCGAGATCGTCTCGGCGGCGCAACGGCGCGACGCCATGATGTCGATTCTGACGCGGATGGGTCTCGCGTCGAAGGCGAACGTGTCGGCAACGAAGCTGAGCCAGGTGGAATTGCGCAAGATGGAGCTCGCCCGGGCGATGGCGACGCACCCCAAACTCCTGATTTCCGACGAAGCCATGGCCGGCCTTTCCAGTTCCGAAGTCGACGAGGTGCTCGATCTCCTGATGAGCCTTGCGGGCCAGGACATCACCATCATCATGATCGAGCACATCATGCAGGCAGTGATGCGGTTTTCAGACCGCGTGATGTGTCTCGACGCCGGCCGGATCATCGCGATCGGCACGCCGACCGAAGTCATGGCCAACCAGCGCGTGCAGGAGGCCTACCTTGGCACTTAG
- a CDS encoding branched-chain amino acid ABC transporter permease, whose translation MKRNGIFFWIGATLFLAAALLMTQIIGNQYPFFAGYVILQFIVLAVAWSILGGYAGYVNFGTSAFFGMGVYTAVFLFKSVGAPLAVQIAAAAVIGALMGFALGLLTLRMKGIFFSIATIALTIVIETSITNWRYVGGAAGIQMQRPAVTAPFDNYVEMLFFVQALLVVLAVASSRYIHNSWMGRGLQALKDDELAAECTGVPTLRLKLLACVISGALMCAAGAPAAMYLQYADPTSAFNLNYSVSVLAMSLIGGTAHWAGPVVGAILLGTTQQLLTVTISSEVNVLVLGVMLVLFVVAAPEGIIGLIRKVRRNRNEGEG comes from the coding sequence ATGAAGCGTAACGGTATCTTCTTCTGGATCGGAGCGACCCTGTTTCTCGCCGCCGCCCTGCTGATGACGCAGATCATCGGCAACCAATATCCCTTCTTTGCCGGCTACGTGATCCTGCAGTTCATCGTCCTCGCCGTCGCATGGAGCATCCTCGGCGGCTATGCCGGCTACGTAAATTTCGGCACCAGTGCGTTTTTCGGCATGGGCGTCTACACCGCGGTATTCCTGTTCAAGTCGGTCGGCGCGCCGCTCGCCGTGCAGATTGCCGCCGCGGCGGTCATCGGCGCCCTGATGGGCTTCGCCCTGGGCCTCCTGACCTTGCGCATGAAGGGCATCTTCTTCTCGATCGCAACCATTGCGCTGACGATCGTCATCGAAACGTCGATCACGAACTGGCGATATGTGGGCGGCGCGGCCGGCATCCAGATGCAGCGGCCGGCGGTGACGGCGCCGTTCGACAACTATGTAGAGATGCTGTTTTTCGTCCAGGCGCTTCTCGTGGTGCTCGCGGTTGCGAGCTCGCGCTACATTCACAATTCATGGATGGGCCGCGGCTTGCAGGCGCTCAAGGACGATGAACTCGCCGCGGAATGCACCGGCGTGCCGACCCTGCGGCTGAAGCTGCTGGCATGTGTCATCTCCGGGGCGCTGATGTGCGCGGCCGGCGCCCCCGCCGCGATGTACCTGCAATACGCGGACCCCACGTCCGCATTCAATCTCAACTACTCCGTCTCGGTGCTTGCGATGTCGCTGATCGGCGGCACCGCCCATTGGGCGGGCCCGGTCGTCGGCGCGATCCTGCTGGGCACGACGCAACAATTGCTGACCGTCACCATCTCGTCGGAAGTGAACGTGCTGGTGCTCGGCGTGATGCTGGTGCTGTTCGTGGTGGCGGCGCCTGAGGGCATCATTGGCCTGATCCGAAAGGTTCGCCGCAACCGCAACGAGGGCGAAGGATGA
- a CDS encoding branched-chain amino acid ABC transporter permease, with protein sequence MFSFELLLDAVVIGVLLGCFYAAVSLGLSVSFGLLDVPHVAHPAFLVLASYAVFFLNEHYGVDPLLAGLLITPIFFLFGLVAYRLYYETFERRGSDAGVRGIAFFFGIAFIIEVLIILQFGVDQRSVTATYVGKAWRIGDMRIPFRLVVAFGVAAALTILLTLYLSRTYMGRAIRAVAQDQEALRLMGANPIWIKQWAFGIATAVLGIAGALLIIVAPVEPTLDRTYIGRTFCVVVMAGLGSMSGTLVAAIILGVAETIVLTLFGASWAPAISFAMLLGVLAVRPQGLFGRLS encoded by the coding sequence GTGTTTTCATTTGAACTGCTGCTCGACGCGGTGGTGATCGGGGTGCTGCTCGGCTGTTTCTATGCCGCGGTCAGTCTTGGATTATCCGTCTCGTTCGGCCTGCTCGACGTTCCCCACGTCGCGCATCCGGCCTTCCTGGTGCTGGCGTCCTACGCGGTGTTCTTCCTCAACGAGCATTACGGAGTCGATCCGCTGCTGGCAGGGCTGTTGATCACGCCGATCTTCTTTCTGTTCGGTCTCGTCGCCTATCGCCTGTACTACGAAACATTCGAAAGACGCGGCAGCGACGCCGGCGTGCGCGGCATCGCGTTCTTCTTCGGCATCGCCTTCATCATCGAAGTGCTGATCATTCTGCAATTCGGTGTCGATCAGCGCTCGGTCACCGCGACCTATGTCGGCAAGGCCTGGCGGATCGGCGATATGCGGATTCCGTTCCGGCTGGTGGTCGCGTTCGGGGTCGCCGCGGCGCTGACGATCCTGCTGACGCTGTACCTGTCGCGAACGTACATGGGACGCGCGATCCGCGCGGTCGCGCAGGACCAGGAGGCGCTGCGGCTGATGGGCGCCAACCCGATCTGGATCAAGCAATGGGCGTTCGGCATCGCAACGGCCGTACTCGGGATCGCCGGCGCCTTGCTCATTATCGTTGCGCCCGTCGAGCCGACGCTCGACCGCACCTATATCGGGCGGACATTCTGCGTCGTGGTCATGGCCGGGCTCGGCAGCATGAGCGGCACGCTGGTCGCCGCTATCATCCTCGGCGTCGCCGAAACGATCGTCCTGACCCTGTTCGGCGCCTCCTGGGCGCCGGCCATTTCCTTCGCGATGCTGCTCGGCGTTCTCGCCGTCCGGCCGCAAGGCCTGTTCGGCAGGCTGTCATGA
- a CDS encoding amino acid ABC transporter substrate-binding protein — translation MKRRTLLGGTVAVAMLGLTSGAVAQQPPIKIGMSMAQTGGLAGGGKASLLGIEVWRDDVNAKGGLLGRKVELVVYDDKSSASETPAIYSKLLDVDKVDILFAPYATVPTAPLMPLVKQRGMLLMGNFSFQVNSKVGHDMWFNNAPWGPADSWASSFLDLGQKAGGKTIALLAADQEFAQNLAKTAREVATRLGMKIVFDQAYPPSTVEFSGILRALKAAKPDIVYVASYPPDSAGILRGVNEIGIGDSVKLFGGGMVGLQFGAVMENLGSLLNGVVNYNTWLPEPKMYNEGTKAFFETYTKRAVEAKVDPLGYYLAPYGYANGQMIEQAIKAVGSLDQKALAKYLRENTHKTIVGSITFAADGEWKESGVVQAQFRGIADKNIEQFRSPGKQVILFPEKLKSGDLISPFEAARK, via the coding sequence ATGAAACGCAGGACACTTCTCGGCGGAACAGTCGCGGTTGCCATGCTTGGGTTGACCTCGGGCGCAGTCGCACAGCAGCCGCCGATCAAGATAGGCATGAGCATGGCGCAAACCGGCGGCCTAGCCGGCGGCGGCAAGGCCTCGCTGCTCGGCATCGAGGTCTGGCGGGATGACGTCAACGCCAAAGGCGGCCTGCTCGGCCGCAAGGTCGAACTCGTCGTCTATGACGACAAATCGAGCGCTTCGGAGACGCCTGCGATCTACTCGAAGCTGCTGGACGTCGACAAGGTCGATATCCTGTTCGCCCCCTACGCGACGGTGCCGACGGCGCCGCTGATGCCGCTGGTCAAGCAGCGCGGCATGCTGCTGATGGGCAACTTCTCGTTCCAGGTGAACAGCAAGGTCGGCCACGACATGTGGTTCAACAATGCGCCGTGGGGACCGGCCGACAGCTGGGCATCTTCCTTCCTCGATCTCGGCCAGAAGGCCGGCGGCAAGACCATTGCACTGCTCGCGGCAGACCAGGAATTCGCCCAGAATCTGGCCAAGACCGCCAGGGAGGTCGCGACCAGGCTCGGCATGAAAATCGTGTTCGATCAGGCCTATCCACCGAGCACCGTGGAATTCTCCGGCATTCTCCGCGCGCTCAAGGCCGCCAAGCCCGACATCGTCTATGTCGCGTCCTACCCGCCGGATTCGGCTGGAATCCTGCGCGGCGTGAACGAGATCGGGATCGGCGACAGCGTCAAACTGTTCGGCGGCGGCATGGTCGGCCTGCAATTCGGCGCGGTCATGGAAAATCTCGGTTCGCTGCTCAATGGCGTCGTCAACTACAACACATGGCTGCCGGAACCGAAAATGTACAACGAGGGCACGAAGGCGTTCTTCGAGACCTATACGAAACGCGCCGTGGAAGCCAAGGTCGATCCGCTGGGCTACTACCTCGCGCCCTACGGCTACGCCAACGGTCAGATGATCGAGCAGGCCATCAAGGCCGTGGGATCACTCGACCAGAAGGCGCTGGCGAAATATCTGCGCGAGAACACTCACAAGACCATTGTCGGGTCGATCACGTTCGCGGCGGACGGCGAGTGGAAGGAAAGCGGGGTCGTGCAGGCCCAGTTCCGCGGCATCGCGGACAAGAACATCGAGCAGTTCCGCAGCCCGGGCAAGCAGGTCATCCTGTTTCCGGAAAAACTGAAATCGGGCGATCTCATCAGTCCCTTCGAGGCTGCCCGGAAGTAA
- a CDS encoding xanthine dehydrogenase family protein molybdopterin-binding subunit: MTITSANPEILSELDRPNSYIGKTVPRPNLERLMQGRGLYVSDMELPRMGQVVFLRSPHAHAKIIGIDAAAARRVPGVIAVVTGKELADVITPWVGVLSHLKGLKSAPQHAIAIDRVCWQGEAVAAIVATSRAVAEDAAEVVRVEYEELEAVTDMRTALDPATPVIHSALGDNLAFERNHDAGEVDAAFAGSDEVVEADFIFGRHTGVTLEPRSVVADWNVAEERLTIYQGTQAPHMVQNIAALHLGLQEQQVRVVCKDVGGSFGIKVHIYADEMATYALSKLLRRPVKFVADRVESFNTDIHARDHRCKGRIGVKRDGTITAFEIDDLTGIGPYSMYPRTSAIEANQVVNLVGGPYVMKNYRARARVVFQNKNVMCQYRAVGHPIACSVTEGLVDLAAAKIAMDPVEIRRRNLIADDGYPCTSPSGLRFELLSHHAAMNKLMAMMDYDALRAEQAALRAKKVHRGIGIASFIEVTNPSAAFYGVGGARISSQDGVAVRLDAQGSVICQTSITEQGQGSESLTAQIVGSVLGVSMERVRVILGDTDNTPYGGGTWASRGAGIGGEAALQAAKILRRNILDVAAAILQSSPAELDIAGSAIVNGSDGAPRMELRELARIVYFRPDTLPPGTQPELMATRHFVPREYPFAFTNGVQASWLEVDTDTGFVKLLRHWVVEDCGTLINPQLVDEQIRGGVVQGLGAALFEKCVYDERGQLTNANMADYLVPMSGEMPDIDVGHVVSPTSETELGAKGAGEAGTAGAAAAVANAVNDALRPLGAVITEIPLTPQVILTALGRI, from the coding sequence ATGACGATCACGTCGGCAAATCCCGAGATTCTCTCCGAGCTCGACCGGCCGAATTCCTATATCGGCAAGACGGTGCCGCGGCCGAACCTCGAGCGGTTGATGCAGGGGCGTGGGCTCTATGTGAGCGACATGGAGCTGCCGCGCATGGGGCAGGTGGTGTTCCTGCGTTCGCCTCATGCCCATGCGAAGATCATCGGTATTGATGCCGCCGCAGCCCGGCGCGTGCCCGGCGTCATCGCCGTGGTGACGGGTAAGGAGCTTGCTGATGTCATCACGCCGTGGGTAGGCGTGCTCTCGCATCTGAAGGGTCTCAAGTCCGCTCCCCAGCACGCTATCGCCATCGATCGCGTATGCTGGCAGGGCGAAGCCGTTGCCGCCATCGTGGCGACCAGCCGCGCCGTGGCAGAAGACGCCGCGGAGGTCGTCAGGGTCGAATACGAGGAACTGGAGGCGGTGACGGACATGCGCACCGCGCTCGATCCGGCAACCCCGGTGATTCATTCCGCGTTGGGCGACAACCTCGCCTTCGAGCGCAACCATGACGCCGGCGAGGTCGATGCGGCGTTCGCCGGCTCCGACGAGGTGGTGGAAGCCGATTTCATCTTTGGACGGCATACCGGCGTGACACTGGAGCCGCGTTCGGTCGTGGCCGACTGGAACGTCGCCGAGGAGCGGCTGACGATCTACCAGGGCACGCAGGCGCCGCACATGGTGCAGAATATTGCGGCGCTGCACCTTGGACTGCAGGAGCAGCAGGTCCGCGTGGTCTGCAAGGACGTCGGCGGTTCCTTCGGCATCAAGGTCCATATCTACGCCGACGAAATGGCCACCTATGCGCTGTCGAAGCTGTTGCGCCGTCCGGTCAAGTTCGTGGCAGACCGGGTCGAAAGCTTCAATACCGATATTCACGCCCGCGACCATCGCTGCAAGGGACGGATCGGCGTCAAACGCGACGGGACCATCACGGCGTTCGAGATCGACGATCTCACCGGCATCGGGCCCTATTCGATGTATCCGCGCACCAGCGCCATCGAGGCCAATCAGGTCGTCAATCTCGTCGGCGGCCCCTATGTGATGAAGAATTATCGCGCCCGCGCCCGCGTCGTGTTCCAGAACAAGAATGTCATGTGCCAGTATCGCGCGGTCGGCCATCCGATCGCCTGCTCGGTGACGGAAGGCCTGGTCGATCTCGCGGCGGCGAAGATCGCGATGGATCCGGTCGAGATCCGCCGCCGCAATCTCATTGCCGATGACGGCTATCCCTGCACTTCGCCCTCGGGTCTGAGGTTCGAACTGCTGTCACATCACGCCGCCATGAACAAGCTGATGGCGATGATGGATTATGACGCGCTGCGTGCCGAGCAGGCGGCATTGCGGGCCAAGAAGGTTCATCGCGGCATCGGCATCGCCAGTTTCATCGAAGTCACCAATCCCAGCGCGGCGTTCTACGGTGTTGGCGGCGCTCGCATCTCGTCGCAGGACGGCGTAGCGGTGCGGCTGGACGCCCAGGGGTCGGTGATATGCCAGACCAGCATTACCGAACAGGGGCAGGGCTCGGAATCCCTCACCGCCCAGATCGTCGGCAGCGTGCTCGGCGTCTCGATGGAGCGGGTTCGCGTCATTCTGGGCGATACCGACAACACGCCCTATGGCGGCGGCACCTGGGCATCGCGCGGCGCCGGCATCGGCGGCGAGGCCGCGCTTCAGGCAGCGAAGATCTTGCGCAGGAACATCCTGGATGTCGCTGCCGCCATCCTGCAATCTTCGCCAGCCGAGCTCGACATCGCCGGCAGCGCGATCGTGAACGGCAGCGACGGCGCGCCGCGCATGGAGCTGCGCGAGCTCGCACGGATCGTCTATTTCCGTCCCGATACGCTGCCGCCGGGCACTCAGCCCGAGCTGATGGCGACGCGCCACTTCGTGCCGCGCGAATATCCATTTGCCTTCACCAACGGGGTTCAGGCCTCCTGGCTGGAAGTCGACACCGACACCGGTTTCGTCAAGCTGCTCCGCCATTGGGTGGTCGAGGATTGCGGCACCCTCATCAACCCGCAGCTGGTCGACGAACAGATTCGGGGTGGCGTGGTGCAAGGCCTAGGTGCTGCGCTGTTCGAGAAGTGCGTCTACGATGAACGCGGTCAGCTGACCAACGCCAACATGGCCGATTACCTGGTTCCGATGTCCGGCGAGATGCCCGACATCGATGTCGGCCACGTGGTGTCGCCGACCTCGGAGACGGAGTTGGGTGCAAAGGGCGCAGGGGAGGCCGGTACGGCGGGAGCTGCCGCGGCGGTAGCGAATGCAGTGAACGATGCGCTCAGGCCGCTCGGCGCCGTGATCACCGAGATTCCCTTGACGCCGCAGGTGATCCTGACCGCGTTGGGACGGATTTGA
- a CDS encoding (2Fe-2S)-binding protein has translation MTAPVSISLDVNGERVDALVLPRLNLADFLREQLQLTGTHVGCEHGVCGACTVRVNGEIVRSCLMLAVQAHGAAVQTIEGLSDSGEVADLQAAFRDRNALQCGFCTPGMLMAAQDLLKQEARPDRDRIREHLSGNYCRCTGYQAIIDAVETTARARGGRRV, from the coding sequence GTGACCGCTCCCGTATCGATCTCGCTCGATGTCAACGGCGAGCGCGTCGATGCGCTGGTCCTGCCGCGCCTCAATCTGGCGGATTTTCTCCGAGAGCAGCTGCAACTGACGGGGACACATGTCGGCTGCGAGCATGGGGTTTGCGGCGCCTGTACAGTGCGGGTGAACGGCGAGATCGTTCGGTCCTGCCTGATGCTGGCGGTGCAAGCACACGGCGCCGCGGTCCAGACCATCGAAGGATTGTCCGACAGCGGCGAAGTCGCCGACCTGCAGGCCGCCTTTCGCGATCGCAACGCGCTGCAGTGCGGGTTTTGCACCCCGGGCATGCTGATGGCGGCGCAGGATTTGCTGAAGCAGGAGGCCAGGCCGGACCGCGACCGGATCCGCGAGCATCTTTCCGGCAATTACTGCCGCTGTACCGGCTACCAGGCCATTATCGATGCGGTCGAGACCACGGCGCGGGCGCGTGGAGGACGCAGGGTATGA